A single Diachasmimorpha longicaudata isolate KC_UGA_2023 chromosome 10, iyDiaLong2, whole genome shotgun sequence DNA region contains:
- the LOC135167036 gene encoding DNA-directed RNA polymerases I, II, and III subunit RPABC2 encodes MADDDFDGDEVADDFDDADEDDNIELEQQEEEGDNFELLQTGEGNAGVQKSKRITTRYMTKYERARVLGTRALQIAMCAPVMVELEGETDPLQIAMKELKQRKIPIVIRRYLPDHSYEDWGIDELIITDH; translated from the exons ATGGCAGACGACGATTTTGATGGGGATGA GGTAGCAGACGACTTCGATGATGCAGATGAAGATGACAACATTGAATTGGAACAACAGGAAGAAGAAGGGGATAATTTCGAACTCCTGCAGACCGGAGAAGGAAATGCAGGTGTTCAAAAATCTAAGAGGATAACCACCAGATACATGACGAA GTATGAAAGGGCAAGGGTTCTTGGCACACGAGCCTTGCAAATTGCCATGTGTGCACCCGTAATGGTGGAGCTCGAGGGAGAAACGGATCCCCTGCAAATCGCCATGAAAGAATTgaagcagagaaaaattcCCATTGTCATCCGAAGATATCTTCCAGATCACAGCTACGAGGATTGGGGAATTGATGAGCTAATTATCACTGATCACTAA
- the LOC135167032 gene encoding beta-1,3-glucan-binding protein 1-like: MLRIVLIFPLLILGFQSVLGKYTPPKAKVEPLYPKGIRISIPDEEGITLVAFHVRVNEEFEGLEAGTIAVDVLRVRNGRWKYQDKTTKLKYGDTVYYWVHVVYEGLGYNLLFQEHKVTDFYDDDGNRLNGNGEPIAPGADNPNCQISTSVVVDLSTGRRNAACIGETLFQDEFVDLEPRKWNTIEQFSRAPDYPFVIYRNDQRNVKAADGKLHVIPTFMEKEYGRDFIEHGTLTLSKCTGKPNTQDCTRTGRGSYILPPVASGIVNTKSSFAFMYGRVDIRAKLPKGDWIYPVIVLEPLDGDPNSMETTQQLRIVESSGNERLQASGGTDISGHIICGGPVSRLTAASTAPAQRARRYSPELWSDSFHTYTLEWRKDRISVKVNDVEYGSAAVDASFDKPFYVTLGVGVGGSTEFPDQAVSGSSQKPWKNVASKALFDFFKSTAEWSGSWRNMDRELQIDYIKVTAL, translated from the exons ATGCTGCGAATTGTGCTCATCTTTCCCTTATTGATCCTGGGGTTTCAATCGGTGTTGGGGAAATATACTCCACCGAAGGCTAAGGTGGAACCCCTCTATCCAAAAGGAATTAGAATATCCATCCCAG atgaGGAAGGCATCACACTAGTCGCCTTCCACGTTCGTGTCAACGAAGAATTCGAAGGGCTGGAGGCTGGAACAATAGCCGTAGATGTTCTAAGAGTGCGGAATGGCCGGTGGAAATACCAAGATAAGACGACAAAATTAAAGTATGGTGATACAGTGTATTACTGGGTTCACGTTGTGTACGAAGGTCTCGGCTACAATCTCCTCTTTCAGGAGCACAAGGTCACTG ATTTCTACGACGACGACGGTAATCGACTCAATGGTAATGGCGAGCCGATTGCTCCGGGCGCCGACAATCCCAATTGTCAAATATCAACGTCTGTTGTGGTCGATCTGTCAACCGGCCGTCGAAACGCAGCTTGTATTGGGGAAACCCTCTTCCAGGACGAATTTGTTGATCTTGAGCCGAGAAAGTGGAATACGATTGAACAATTCTCACGCGCTCCT GATTACCCGTTTGTTATTTATCGGAATGACCAAAGAAATGTAAAAGCCGCGGATGGAAAACTCCATGTCATTCCGACATTTATGGAGAAAGAGTACGGAAGGGACTTCATTGAACATGGGACTTTAACGCTCTCAAA ATGCACAGGCAAACCAAACACGCAGGACTGCACTCGTACCGGTCGTGGCAGCTACATATTGCCGCCAGTAGCGTCCGGGATCGTAAATACCAAGAGCTCTTTCGCGTTCATGTACGGGAGAGTCGACATTCGCGCAAAATTACCTAAAGGGGACTGGATATATCCAGTTATTGTCCTGGAGCCGTTGGATGGGGATCCAAACTCCATGGAAACGACCCAGCAGTTGAGGATCGTTGAATCCTCCGGTAACGAGCGGTTGCAAGCTAGTGGAGGAACTGATATCAGCGGACATATCATCTGCGGAGGGCCGGTGTCGCGATTGACTGCGGCCAGCACTGCGCCTGCTCAGCGGGCCAGGAGATATTCCCCAGAGCTCTGGTCCGACTCCTTCCATACGTATACGTTGGAGTGGCGGAAAGACAGAATTTCGGTGAAGGTGAATGATGTCGAGTACGGAAGTGCTGCTGTTGATGCCAGCTTTGACAAACCG TTTTATGTAACCCTTGGAGTGGGCGTGGGGGGTTCTACCGAATTTCCAGACCAGGCGGTCAGTGGTTCGTCCCAGAAACCTTGGAAGAATGTCGCCTCGAAG GCTTTGTTCGACTTCTTCAAGTCCACTGCGGAATGGTCGGGATCGTGGAGGAACATGGACAGGGAATTGCAAATTGACTACATTAAAGTTACTGCTTTGTAA
- the LOC135167034 gene encoding uncharacterized protein LOC135167034: MTMPATCCFLFFRWYIKLSQLVYDITVRQGFRVITVEISRISRKAMSLVNFFLLTAIIALAPSCYSRVASPSHGHCMFGPFRDTALTCIKQHRGFTGCVMQDFEWFFPNHTLSIHRILKSSKVYVKRPGHWRTLRKAMRACVADANEYGTNREERSEGFIACLNDKNAFTELFPRIFCGRKSNRQMDRKVPQSSNELLQDMPHCGFNKTSGTFVSCSRNSSEIDKSHTQIIATCALGPLKRNLMNCLSTLYKINGCFLNGLDYFTESDKIIPTQVINSVQPYVIYSEYRERINANIKTCVEKANSVIGRSDVSDTFVNCWLNGTHLTLFEQGLCPKDNSTEEYSPANLSTNGVEPNYTKALVILAYDTLEKFFQVLVS, translated from the exons ATGACAATGCCTGCCACGTgttgttttctatttttccgCTGGTATATAAAACTGTCGCAGCTTGTCTATGACATTACAGTTAGACAGGGCTTTCGAGTAATAACAGTCGAAATATCTCGAATATCCAGGAAAGCTATGTCGctggttaatttttttctgttaaccGCGATAATCGCATTGGCTCCG AGTTGCTATAGCAGAGTTGCCTCTCCATCCCACGGCCATTGCATGTTCGGTCCTTTCCGTGACACCGCTTTAACGTGTATCAAGCAGCACCGTGGATTCACTGGCTGTGTTATGCAGGATTTTGAATGG TTTTTCCCAAACCATACGCTATCCATTCATCGAATATTGAAATCAAGTAAAGTGTACGTCAAGCGACCAGGCCATTGGAGGACACTTCGAAAAGCTATGAGAGCATGTGTAGCAGATG cAAATGAATATGGTACAAATCGTGAAGAGAGGAGCGAAGGATTTATTGCCTGTTTGAATGACAAAAACGCTTTCACTGAATTGTTCCCCCGGATATTTTGCGGAAGAAAATCCAATAGACAGATGGACAGA AAGGTTCCACAAAGCAGCAATGAGCTATTACAGGATATGCCGCATTGTGGATTTAACAAGACTTCTGGAACATTTGTTTCATGTTCTCGAAATTCATCAGAAATCGATAAGTCCCACACCCAAATTATCGCCACCTGTGCACTAGGACCCTTAAAACGCAACCTTATGAATTGCCTCTCGACTCTTTATAAGATAAATGGTTGCTTCCTCAATGGATTGGACTAT TTTACAGAATCTGACAAGATAATCCCCACGCAAGTTATCAACTCCGTCCAACCATACGTCATTTATTCGGAATATAGGGAGAGGATAAACGCAAACATCAAAACGTGTGTGGAGAAAG CAAACTCCGTCATCGGTAGATCTGATGTAAGTGATACATTTGTAAACTGTTGGCTGAATGGAACCCATTTAACTCTCTTCGAGCAGGGCCTTTGTCCAAAAGACAATTCCACAGAAGAGTATAGCCCAGCGAACTTATCCACTAACGGGGTGGAACCTAACTATACTAAAGCACTCGTTATTCTAGCCTATGATACTcttgagaaatttttccaagttttgGTTTCGTAA
- the LOC135167031 gene encoding uncharacterized protein LOC135167031 isoform X1, with translation MPKRKRVLSYTNEDLQKAVKAVNDGKTLGSASKEFNIPKSTLFDKSKGCSEPVIGRPGPASVLGEFYEQKLVEWILYMSDQGCPVTKDQLLNSVQKLVESLGKADVFTDGRPGRHWYCAFQKRHPQVEDRIAESTTFSQARVTEDKVRHWFDQVKNHLANKNLLNIDGSRVFNCEESGFYLCPKGPKVLIKRGNRAVFDENECLTALFCGNAAGDCLPPMITLNYVRIPAIVTALTPKDYTIGRSTNGWMTPGSFMDWIRKSFHPWLVTNGIEMPVVLYLNGHSSHLTLQLSDFCHDNGIELISIHPNYINFLQPMDVAVFHPLKAAWRDAITEWKMNKNGGRLKREYFGGVLEKTLEKIKWKNILPTAFETTGLHPFNPDAVQYEGNLLMPKHLKSSSVPAELELSSKLAAMTHVEFVEANIDRQLLEEFHLVDEREEWTGDISQRGLFSFWRRVKNFEDAQERLNVSAVDEEEKNPDAQKVFLAATNLQLSCPSFNTFKDEYS, from the exons at GCCCAAACGTAAACGAGTACTTTCATATACCAACGAAGACCTGCAAAAAGCTGTGAAAGCTGTGAATGATGGAAAAACCCTGGGATCAGCTAGCAAAGAATTTAACATTCCAAAATCAACGCTATTCGACAAATCCAAAGGCTGTTCGGAGCCTGTAATAGGCCGGCCGGGTCCAGCGAGTGTCTTGGGTGAATTCTACGAGCAGAAGCTCGTGGAATGGATTCTCTACATGTCTGACCAGGGTTGCCCAGTCACCAAAGATCAGCTCTTAAATTCAGTCCAAAAATTGGTAGAATCCCTCGGCAAAGCCGATGTCTTCACTGATGGTCGTCCAGGAAGGCACTGGTATTGTGCTTTTCAAAAACGTCATCCGCAGGTTGAAGATAGAATAGCCGAGAGTACAACGTTTTCTCAAGCTAGAGTTACCGAAGACAAAGTTCGCCATTGGTTTGACCAAGTGAAAAATCACTTGgccaacaaaaatttattgaatattgacGGCTCGCGTGTATTCAACTGCGAAGAATCTGGTTTCTATCTCTGCCCTAAGGGACCGAAGGTCCTGATCAAACGGGGTAATCGGGCGGTATTCGATGAAAATGAGTGCCTCACAGCATTGTTCTGTGGAAATGCTGCTGGCGATTGTCTACCACCGATGATCACACTCAACTACGTACGAATACCAGCCATTGTCACAGCTCTGACGCCAAAAGACTACACTATTGGTCGCTCGACAAATGGTTGGATGACGCCAGGTTCATTCATGGATTGGATTCGTAAGTCTTTTCATCCGTGGCTTGTGACAAATGGAATTGAAATGCCAGTAGTGCTCTACCTGAACGGACACTCGTCCCATCTGACCCTACAGCTGAGTGATTTCTGTCACGATAATGGAATAGAGTTGATTTCCATTCACCCAAATTACATCAATTTTCTCCAGCCAATGGACGTCGCTGTGTTTCATCCTCTCAAAGCAGCCTGGAGAGATGCAATAACAGAgtggaaaatgaataaaaatggaggTCGTCTGAAGCGCGAGTACTTCGGTGGAGTTCTGGAGAAAACACTTGAGAAGATCAAGTGGAAAAATATCTTGCCGACTGCCTTCGAGACCACAGGACTTCACCCTTTCAACCCTGATGCTGTCCAGTACGAGGGGAATCTACTCATGCCAAAACACCTGAAGTCATCGTCTGTACCAGCAGAACTGGAACTTTCTTCTAAACTAGCAGCGATGACCCACGTCGAGTTCGTGGAGGCGAATATCGACCGACAATTGCTTGAAGAGTTTCATCTTGTTGATGAGAGGGAAGAGTGGACTGGGGATATTTCTCAGAGAGGCTTGTTCTCGTTCTGGAGAAGagttaaaaatttcgaagacGCCCAGGAGAGGCTGAACGTCTCAGCAGTAGACGAGGAGGAAAAGAATCCTGATGCACAGAAAGTGTTTCTTGCGGCCACTAATTTACAACTGTCTTGTCCTTCATTTAATACTTTTAAGGACGAATATTCGTGA
- the LOC135167035 gene encoding E3 ubiquitin-protein ligase MARCHF3-like isoform X1, producing MNVKFYRKSALRSINGSCSFNASMNLTPDKQSMRSINCRICHEDSNTEELIDPCECSGTVGLIHTSCLEKWLTTSNSARCEICKYAFPIKKKDKPLTQSIWQWWLSKNGYGPQGIGGDLVCLVVLTPLCIAATYLCGVGAAVYTRNGFWEGTGLAVLCFMLVATYALWLIVTARFHYKSWRDWCHCHQDVKLLVKHRPLHVHTEMKNDKISVKLENNGSANRQVTTIDHYRNAERLSPWFARLIARFGNPCHEFHQTTWV from the exons ATGAATGTGAAATTCTATCGTAAGAGTGCTCTGCGTTCGATAAACGGGTCATGTTCG tTCAACGCGAGTATGAATCTAACGCCGGATAAGCAGAGCATGAGATCCATTAATTGTAGAATATGTCACGAAG ACAGCAATACCGAGGAATTAATTGATCCATGCGAGTGCTCAGGAACAGTGGGTCTGATACACACCAGCTGTCTAGAGAAATGGCTAACAACTTCAAACAGCGCACGATGTGAAATATGCAAGTACGCCTTTCCGATAAAGAAGAAGGATAAACCATTAACGCAG TCAATTTGGCAATGGTGGCTATCGAAAAATGGCTACGGACCCCAGGGGATTGGTGGTGACCTAGTCTGTCTAGTTGTCCTGACTCCACTTTGCATCGCTGCAACTTATCTCTGCGGAGTTGGTGCAGCAGTTTACACACGTAATGGATTCTGGGAGGGCACGGGATTGGCTGTGCTCTGCTTCATGCTCGTAGCCACCTACGCATTATGGTTGATCGTCACAGCAAG ATTTCACTATAAATCCTGGCGAGACTGGTGTCATTGCCATCAGGATGTCAAGCTACTTGTCAAGCATCGGCCGCTGCATGTGCAtacggaaatgaaaaatgataaaatttcagtaaaattGGAGAACAATGGTAGCGCCAACAGACAAGTTACTACGATTGATCACTATCGCAACGCCGAGAGACTGAGTCCTTGGTTTGCCAGGTTGATCGCTCGCTTTGGCAATCCCTGCCATGAATTCCACCAAACTACGTGGGTCTAA
- the LOC135167030 gene encoding tyrosine--tRNA ligase, cytoplasmic has product MTQLTPEEKHQLITRNLAEWLGDDRLKSILKERDLKLYWGTATTGKPHIGYFTPISKIADFLNAGVEVTILFADLHAYLDNMKAPWELLARRTEYYEAVIKSMLKSIKVPLNNLKFVKGTDYQLSKEYTLDVYRLSSIVTEHDAKKAGAEVVKQVASPFLSGLLYPGLQALDEQYLGVDAQFGGVDQRKIFTFSEKYLPMMGYEKRVHLMNPMIPGLAGAKMSSSEEDSKIDLLDSAANVKKKLKKAFCEPGNIVDNGILAFSKHVIFRLMKKGEKFLVPRAAEFGGDVEYETYEDLENAFSREVIHPGDLKAAVEVYINRLLDPIRKEFEADPNLKSLSNKAYPPPQKEKKQANKSSAPANQNTEIEPSRLDIRVGKIIEVSKHPDADSLYVEKIDLGEESGPRTIVSGLVNFVPIEEMRDRMVVVLANLKPANLRGVASHGMVLCASVDGEERKVEPIRPPSDASPGDRVVVENYENGVPDDVLNPKKKVWEKLSVDLIVNSNGEASWSGNLLLTPAKGKLTADSLKNVPIK; this is encoded by the exons ATGACTCAGTTAACCCCCGAAGAGAAGCATCAGTTGATAACGCGAAACCTTGCGGAATGGTTGGGTGACGACAGATTGAAATCCATCCTGAAGGAGAGGGATCTGAAGCTGTATTGGGGGACAGCGACCACAGGAAAGCCCCACATTGGGTACTTCACCCCAATATCCAAGATTGCGGATTTTCTGAACGCTGGGGTTGAAGTGACAATTCTTTTCGCCGACCTTCATGCCTATTTGGATAACATGAAGGCACCCTGGGAGCTCCTGGCTAGAAGGACAGAGTACTACGAAGCTGTGATCAAGTCAATGTTGAAATCGATTAAAGTTCCACTTAACAATCTTAAGTTTGTAAAGGGAACGGATTACCAACTGTCCAA GGAATATACATTGGACGTTTATCGTCTGAGCTCAATAGTCACTGAGCATGATGCCAAGAAAGCTGGGGCTGAAGTTGTCAAGCAAGTGGCAAGTCCCTTCCTCTCTGGGCTGCTCTATCCAGGTCTTCAAGCACTTGACGAACAGTATTTGGGAGTTGATGCTCAATTCGGTGGTGTTGATCAACGCAAGATCTTCACATTCTCTGAGAAGTATCTACCCATGATGGGATATGAGAAGAGAGTCCATCTGATGAATCCCATGA TCCCTGGACTGGCTGGGGCCAAAATGTCGTCTTCAGAGGAGGATTCTAAAATAGATCTGCTGGACAGTGCTGCtaatgtcaaaaaaaaattgaagaaggcATTCTGTGAGCCTGGTAACATCGTTGATAACGGAATTCTCGCGTTTTCCAAACACGTGATCTTCAGACTCATGAAGaagggagaaaaattcttggttCCGAGGGCAGCGGAATTCG GTGGTGACGTAGAATACGAAACATACGAAGATCTTGAGAATGCCTTCTCCAGAGAAGTAATCCATCCTGGAGATTTGAAAGCAGCTGTTGAGGTGTACATTAACAGACTGCTGGATCCAATCAGAAAGGAATTCGAGGCTGACCCGAACTTGAAGAGCCTGAGCAATAAAGCTTACCCTCCACCCCAAAAAGAGAAGAAGCAAGCGA atAAATCCAGTGCACCAGCCAATCAAAATACTGAAATCGAGCCTTCGAGGCTCGACATCAGAGtaggaaaaattatcgaagtGTCAAAGCATCCTGATGCCGACTCTTTGTACGTGGAGAAAATCGATCTGGGGGAAGAGAGTGGACCAAGAACGATCGTGAGTGGTCTTGTGAATTTTGTTCCGATCGAGGAGATGAGGGACAGAATGGTTGTGGTTCTGGCTAATCTGAAACCAGCCAATTTGAGAGGTGTGGCTTCACACGGAATGGTCCTGTGTGCCTCAGT agatgGAGAAGAACGAAAGGTGGAACCCATTCGTCCGCCATCAGACGCATCCCCAGGAGACCGAGTGGTAGTAGAAAACTACGAGAATGGAGTTCCAGACGATGTTTTAAACCCCAAGAAGAAGGTCTGGGAAAAATTGTCAGTGGATCTCATTGTTAATTCGAATGGAGAGGCTTCGTGGAGCGGGAATCTCCTTCTGACTCCCGCCAAAGGAAAGCTCACTGCAGACTCTCTCAAGAACGTTCCCATTAAATAA
- the LOC135167035 gene encoding E3 ubiquitin-protein ligase MARCHF3-like isoform X2, whose protein sequence is MNLTPDKQSMRSINCRICHEDSNTEELIDPCECSGTVGLIHTSCLEKWLTTSNSARCEICKYAFPIKKKDKPLTQSIWQWWLSKNGYGPQGIGGDLVCLVVLTPLCIAATYLCGVGAAVYTRNGFWEGTGLAVLCFMLVATYALWLIVTARFHYKSWRDWCHCHQDVKLLVKHRPLHVHTEMKNDKISVKLENNGSANRQVTTIDHYRNAERLSPWFARLIARFGNPCHEFHQTTWV, encoded by the exons ATGAATCTAACGCCGGATAAGCAGAGCATGAGATCCATTAATTGTAGAATATGTCACGAAG ACAGCAATACCGAGGAATTAATTGATCCATGCGAGTGCTCAGGAACAGTGGGTCTGATACACACCAGCTGTCTAGAGAAATGGCTAACAACTTCAAACAGCGCACGATGTGAAATATGCAAGTACGCCTTTCCGATAAAGAAGAAGGATAAACCATTAACGCAG TCAATTTGGCAATGGTGGCTATCGAAAAATGGCTACGGACCCCAGGGGATTGGTGGTGACCTAGTCTGTCTAGTTGTCCTGACTCCACTTTGCATCGCTGCAACTTATCTCTGCGGAGTTGGTGCAGCAGTTTACACACGTAATGGATTCTGGGAGGGCACGGGATTGGCTGTGCTCTGCTTCATGCTCGTAGCCACCTACGCATTATGGTTGATCGTCACAGCAAG ATTTCACTATAAATCCTGGCGAGACTGGTGTCATTGCCATCAGGATGTCAAGCTACTTGTCAAGCATCGGCCGCTGCATGTGCAtacggaaatgaaaaatgataaaatttcagtaaaattGGAGAACAATGGTAGCGCCAACAGACAAGTTACTACGATTGATCACTATCGCAACGCCGAGAGACTGAGTCCTTGGTTTGCCAGGTTGATCGCTCGCTTTGGCAATCCCTGCCATGAATTCCACCAAACTACGTGGGTCTAA
- the LOC135167031 gene encoding uncharacterized protein LOC135167031 isoform X2: MSDQGCPVTKDQLLNSVQKLVESLGKADVFTDGRPGRHWYCAFQKRHPQVEDRIAESTTFSQARVTEDKVRHWFDQVKNHLANKNLLNIDGSRVFNCEESGFYLCPKGPKVLIKRGNRAVFDENECLTALFCGNAAGDCLPPMITLNYVRIPAIVTALTPKDYTIGRSTNGWMTPGSFMDWIRKSFHPWLVTNGIEMPVVLYLNGHSSHLTLQLSDFCHDNGIELISIHPNYINFLQPMDVAVFHPLKAAWRDAITEWKMNKNGGRLKREYFGGVLEKTLEKIKWKNILPTAFETTGLHPFNPDAVQYEGNLLMPKHLKSSSVPAELELSSKLAAMTHVEFVEANIDRQLLEEFHLVDEREEWTGDISQRGLFSFWRRVKNFEDAQERLNVSAVDEEEKNPDAQKVFLAATNLQLSCPSFNTFKDEYS, translated from the coding sequence ATGTCTGACCAGGGTTGCCCAGTCACCAAAGATCAGCTCTTAAATTCAGTCCAAAAATTGGTAGAATCCCTCGGCAAAGCCGATGTCTTCACTGATGGTCGTCCAGGAAGGCACTGGTATTGTGCTTTTCAAAAACGTCATCCGCAGGTTGAAGATAGAATAGCCGAGAGTACAACGTTTTCTCAAGCTAGAGTTACCGAAGACAAAGTTCGCCATTGGTTTGACCAAGTGAAAAATCACTTGgccaacaaaaatttattgaatattgacGGCTCGCGTGTATTCAACTGCGAAGAATCTGGTTTCTATCTCTGCCCTAAGGGACCGAAGGTCCTGATCAAACGGGGTAATCGGGCGGTATTCGATGAAAATGAGTGCCTCACAGCATTGTTCTGTGGAAATGCTGCTGGCGATTGTCTACCACCGATGATCACACTCAACTACGTACGAATACCAGCCATTGTCACAGCTCTGACGCCAAAAGACTACACTATTGGTCGCTCGACAAATGGTTGGATGACGCCAGGTTCATTCATGGATTGGATTCGTAAGTCTTTTCATCCGTGGCTTGTGACAAATGGAATTGAAATGCCAGTAGTGCTCTACCTGAACGGACACTCGTCCCATCTGACCCTACAGCTGAGTGATTTCTGTCACGATAATGGAATAGAGTTGATTTCCATTCACCCAAATTACATCAATTTTCTCCAGCCAATGGACGTCGCTGTGTTTCATCCTCTCAAAGCAGCCTGGAGAGATGCAATAACAGAgtggaaaatgaataaaaatggaggTCGTCTGAAGCGCGAGTACTTCGGTGGAGTTCTGGAGAAAACACTTGAGAAGATCAAGTGGAAAAATATCTTGCCGACTGCCTTCGAGACCACAGGACTTCACCCTTTCAACCCTGATGCTGTCCAGTACGAGGGGAATCTACTCATGCCAAAACACCTGAAGTCATCGTCTGTACCAGCAGAACTGGAACTTTCTTCTAAACTAGCAGCGATGACCCACGTCGAGTTCGTGGAGGCGAATATCGACCGACAATTGCTTGAAGAGTTTCATCTTGTTGATGAGAGGGAAGAGTGGACTGGGGATATTTCTCAGAGAGGCTTGTTCTCGTTCTGGAGAAGagttaaaaatttcgaagacGCCCAGGAGAGGCTGAACGTCTCAGCAGTAGACGAGGAGGAAAAGAATCCTGATGCACAGAAAGTGTTTCTTGCGGCCACTAATTTACAACTGTCTTGTCCTTCATTTAATACTTTTAAGGACGAATATTCGTGA